A region from the Algoriphagus machipongonensis genome encodes:
- the moaA gene encoding GTP 3',8-cyclase MoaA — protein sequence MMGKTENLQVLKDQFGRTHDYLRISLIEKCNLRCQYCMPEEGIPLTPSKFLMNADEIESLARTFVNLGVKKIRLTGGEPLLRKDFEAILAKLSQFPVDLSITTNGILADRFLPIFKKHQLKKVNFSLDTLKEERFKEITRRSGYEKTMENLDLFIREGFEVKLNIVLMKGINDDEVVDFVKFTKDLPISARFIEFMPFDGNKWDRSKMVSEQEVLSAVGSTLGSENLIALPDEENLTARKFQIKGYQGNFGVISSVTNPFCGTCNRIRLTANGRIKNCLFSNQETDLLTALRAGEDVEQLILEAILRKKAVRAGMDNLEKLSDPNLHSDNRSMIAIGG from the coding sequence ATGATGGGAAAGACTGAAAATCTACAGGTACTCAAAGATCAATTTGGTAGGACACACGACTATCTTAGAATCTCTCTGATCGAGAAATGCAATCTGCGATGTCAGTATTGCATGCCTGAAGAGGGGATTCCTTTGACTCCTTCTAAATTTCTGATGAATGCTGATGAGATCGAAAGTCTGGCTCGAACTTTTGTGAATTTGGGTGTAAAAAAGATACGCCTTACGGGTGGAGAGCCCCTGCTTCGTAAAGATTTTGAAGCTATTCTAGCAAAGTTGTCCCAATTTCCGGTGGATTTGTCTATTACCACCAATGGGATTTTGGCGGATCGCTTTCTCCCTATTTTTAAAAAACACCAACTCAAAAAAGTCAATTTCAGTCTTGATACCCTAAAAGAAGAGCGATTTAAGGAAATCACCCGAAGATCAGGCTATGAAAAAACGATGGAGAATCTCGACCTGTTTATTCGGGAAGGATTTGAAGTGAAATTGAATATTGTACTGATGAAGGGCATCAATGATGATGAGGTAGTAGACTTTGTGAAATTCACCAAAGACCTTCCTATTTCTGCCCGTTTTATCGAGTTTATGCCTTTTGATGGGAATAAATGGGATCGATCTAAAATGGTATCCGAACAAGAGGTGTTATCTGCAGTAGGATCCACTTTGGGTTCAGAAAATTTAATAGCGCTTCCTGATGAGGAGAATCTAACAGCCAGAAAATTTCAGATTAAGGGATACCAAGGGAATTTTGGGGTGATTTCATCCGTCACCAATCCATTTTGCGGTACCTGCAACAGAATCCGCCTAACTGCCAATGGCAGAATCAAAAACTGTCTGTTCTCCAATCAGGAAACAGATTTGTTGACAGCTTTAAGAGCGGGTGAAGATGTGGAGCAATTGATTTTGGAAGCTATTCTACGTAAAAAGGCTGTGCGTGCCGGTATGGATAATTTAGAAAAATTGTCTGACCCTAATTTACATTCTGATAATCGCAGTATGATCGCGATTGGGGGGTAA
- a CDS encoding DUF2490 domain-containing protein yields MKKLLIFLIMAIPFSSYSQESDLGNWLLYFGNMKIKNDWNWHNEVQYRNYNAIGDLEQLLIRTGIGYNLTENNNNVLLGYGYILSQNYMEDSDDKVNINEHRIFQQFITRQNIGIVAVQHRYRFEQRFIESDFRMRFRYFLSINIPLNNKDMIDHTVYFSAYNEIFLNTSGNTFDRNRLYGGIGYRFSKTTRLEIGYMNQFLPNTNRDQINIVSFINF; encoded by the coding sequence ATGAAGAAACTCCTGATTTTTTTAATAATGGCTATTCCCTTCTCAAGCTATTCCCAAGAAAGTGATCTAGGAAATTGGTTGCTTTACTTTGGTAATATGAAAATCAAGAATGATTGGAATTGGCACAACGAAGTGCAATACCGAAATTATAATGCAATCGGTGATCTAGAACAATTACTTATTAGAACGGGAATTGGCTATAACTTGACAGAAAATAACAATAATGTTCTGCTTGGCTATGGATACATTTTGAGTCAAAACTACATGGAGGACTCTGATGACAAAGTGAATATTAATGAACATCGGATTTTTCAGCAATTTATCACTCGCCAAAATATTGGAATTGTTGCAGTCCAGCATCGCTATCGATTTGAGCAACGATTTATTGAATCAGACTTTAGAATGCGGTTTAGATACTTTCTGTCAATAAATATTCCTTTGAATAATAAGGATATGATAGATCATACTGTATATTTCTCCGCCTACAATGAAATTTTCCTAAACACTTCGGGCAATACATTTGATCGGAACAGGCTCTATGGTGGAATAGGTTATCGGTTTTCGAAAACAACACGGCTCGAAATCGGGTATATGAACCAGTTTTTACCCAATACCAATAGGGATCAAATAAATATTGTTTCGTTTATTAATTTTTAA
- a CDS encoding alginate export family protein, with the protein MKRILSTLLLISWYQLSQAQTFTLDADLRPRFEYRHGFGSLFPDDAKAAAFVTQRSRLNFGYQDGKLQIYMSVQDVSTWGDTQQLAIGDSNNSFSLFQAWMRYRFTENWALKVGRQAISYDDQRILGEVDWTMQGRFHDAAMLQFSKNKLDLDLAFAFNQENQKSLGSDYTINGLFSYKVMQLAHLKKAWDKGSISFLFMNNGFQKYTDEATPRPDGLYYRQTTGTYFNFPLSVFSITGSAYLQTGKANASTDLSAYQYMLEAKFKPGKVAFTLGFESLSGTDPSGSEKNNSFFPLYGTNHKFNGYMDYFYVGNHANNVGLNNIYAKAQIPTGEKSNFAANLHYFSSQASLGDGQESYLGTELDLVFSKVISKNIKMNVGYSQLFASESMSVIKGGVSSENTNNWGWVMLVVNPRLLNFTMDEK; encoded by the coding sequence ATGAAACGAATTCTTAGCACCTTACTCTTGATTAGCTGGTATCAGCTTAGTCAAGCGCAGACTTTTACTTTGGACGCAGATCTACGTCCGAGATTTGAATATAGACATGGTTTTGGAAGCCTTTTTCCTGATGATGCAAAAGCCGCTGCATTTGTCACGCAACGATCCCGATTGAACTTTGGCTACCAAGATGGCAAACTTCAAATCTACATGAGCGTGCAAGATGTCAGTACTTGGGGAGATACCCAGCAGCTGGCTATTGGAGACAGTAACAACTCATTTTCCCTTTTTCAGGCCTGGATGCGTTATCGCTTCACAGAAAACTGGGCTTTGAAAGTCGGAAGGCAGGCGATTTCGTATGATGATCAACGGATATTAGGTGAGGTGGATTGGACCATGCAGGGTCGATTTCACGATGCGGCTATGCTTCAGTTCAGCAAAAATAAACTGGACTTGGATTTAGCCTTTGCTTTTAACCAGGAAAATCAAAAATCACTAGGCTCTGATTACACCATCAATGGGCTTTTTTCTTATAAAGTGATGCAATTAGCACATTTGAAAAAAGCTTGGGACAAAGGATCAATTAGCTTTTTGTTTATGAATAATGGCTTCCAGAAATATACTGATGAGGCGACACCGAGACCTGATGGGCTTTATTACAGACAAACCACTGGTACCTATTTTAACTTTCCGCTTTCTGTTTTCAGCATCACAGGTTCGGCCTATTTGCAAACTGGCAAAGCAAATGCAAGCACAGATTTATCAGCTTATCAATACATGCTTGAGGCAAAATTTAAACCTGGAAAAGTTGCTTTTACATTAGGATTTGAATCACTAAGTGGAACGGATCCATCTGGCTCGGAAAAAAACAATTCCTTTTTCCCTCTTTATGGCACCAATCACAAGTTTAATGGATACATGGACTATTTTTATGTAGGCAACCATGCCAACAATGTGGGGCTAAATAACATCTATGCAAAAGCTCAGATTCCCACAGGTGAGAAGTCAAACTTTGCGGCAAACTTGCATTATTTCTCCAGTCAGGCCAGTTTGGGAGATGGACAGGAAAGTTATTTAGGAACTGAACTAGATTTGGTTTTTAGCAAAGTCATCAGCAAAAACATCAAAATGAATGTTGGCTATTCCCAACTATTTGCTTCCGAAAGCATGAGTGTGATTAAAGGGGGAGTCAGTTCCGAAAACACCAACAACTGGGGCTGGGTGATGCTTGTAGTCAATCCTAGATTACTGAATTTCACAATGGATGAAAAATAG
- a CDS encoding rubredoxin, with amino-acid sequence MKKSFSRVIVKGGVLSPAELKQILELAENAGLETISLGSRQDILFIGEGEEIEVEKSDKFQILSPDETGSENIVSSYVSADIFSNTPWLTGDRYLYILEQFRQKTVLKINITDPRQRLVPLYTGHLNFIASEHEDYWYLYVRLPDWEQTEMYPALIYSWDLAKVAGTIENLLQEDPDSTEMLFDLVNDAVQTNNRTVDQSLEIPFFPFPYYEGINRVGADSYWLGLYWRNNKYYIAFLKVLCDLCADCKIGKISITPWKSIIIKGIPEKSKLEWEKLLGTWGINVRHSMLELNWHLPVNNKSALELKEYLVSNFDKNDISTYGLTFSITDYTKKAYYFTSIIIEKNHPPKGFEELNLKSTYNLLYAKNFDPNTQEYIVHVQEVDQVELPNLLIELSKLYFEQLGNQNKKSKKSSPAKELVITEAYQCKNCLTIYDPIYGDHTQNIPAETSFDDLPIDYLCPVCDAPKADFVKKKFSRQLD; translated from the coding sequence ATGAAAAAGTCATTTTCCAGAGTAATCGTCAAAGGAGGGGTTTTATCTCCTGCAGAACTAAAACAAATATTGGAACTGGCAGAAAATGCCGGGTTAGAAACCATTTCTTTAGGCTCTAGACAAGACATTCTATTTATCGGGGAAGGAGAAGAAATAGAGGTAGAGAAATCAGATAAGTTTCAGATTCTTTCTCCAGATGAAACTGGCAGTGAAAACATCGTTTCATCTTATGTCTCAGCGGATATTTTTTCAAATACTCCCTGGCTTACTGGAGATCGCTATTTGTACATTTTGGAGCAGTTTCGTCAAAAAACTGTCCTTAAAATAAACATTACAGATCCCAGGCAGCGGTTGGTACCACTCTATACGGGGCACTTAAATTTTATCGCTTCCGAACACGAAGATTATTGGTATTTATATGTCAGACTACCTGACTGGGAGCAGACCGAAATGTACCCTGCTTTAATCTACAGCTGGGATTTAGCCAAGGTGGCTGGGACAATTGAAAATCTACTTCAAGAAGATCCTGATTCCACAGAAATGCTATTCGACTTGGTCAATGATGCCGTGCAGACCAATAATCGAACCGTGGATCAATCTCTGGAAATCCCATTTTTCCCATTCCCCTATTACGAAGGGATCAATAGAGTGGGTGCAGACAGTTATTGGCTTGGACTATATTGGAGAAACAATAAATATTACATCGCATTTCTGAAAGTTTTATGTGATCTCTGTGCGGATTGTAAAATCGGGAAAATCTCAATTACTCCCTGGAAATCGATTATTATCAAAGGGATTCCCGAAAAATCAAAACTAGAATGGGAGAAGCTTTTAGGAACTTGGGGAATCAATGTCAGGCATTCCATGCTGGAACTAAATTGGCACCTACCTGTCAATAATAAATCAGCATTGGAGCTGAAAGAATATTTGGTTTCCAATTTTGATAAAAACGACATCAGTACCTATGGACTGACCTTTAGCATTACAGATTATACAAAGAAGGCTTACTATTTCACTTCGATCATTATCGAAAAAAATCATCCCCCAAAAGGTTTCGAAGAACTCAACCTAAAAAGCACTTACAACCTGCTTTATGCTAAAAATTTTGACCCCAACACACAAGAATACATAGTACATGTTCAAGAAGTGGACCAGGTGGAATTACCGAATCTTTTGATAGAGCTCAGTAAACTTTACTTTGAGCAGCTTGGAAACCAAAACAAAAAGTCCAAGAAATCATCCCCCGCCAAAGAGCTGGTTATTACGGAAGCCTACCAATGCAAAAATTGCCTGACGATATATGATCCAATTTACGGAGACCACACACAAAACATTCCGGCAGAAACTTCTTTCGATGACTTGCCTATTGACTATCTCTGTCCAGTTTGTGATGCTCCGAAGGCTGATTTTGTCAAGAAAAAGTTTTCACGGCAACTGGATTGA